A single window of Aphidius gifuensis isolate YNYX2018 linkage group LG1, ASM1490517v1, whole genome shotgun sequence DNA harbors:
- the LOC122860128 gene encoding chromosome-associated kinesin KIF4: MSDDSVRVAVRIRPLVDSERTKGCVDCLNLTPGQPQIRVSDKAFTYDYVFGSSTEQDVVYNEAVEPMVNNIFKGYNVTILAYGQTGSGKTYSMGTNYSEGQPMGVIPRAVSDIFKTISLKTDWKYKVTVSFIELYQEQVYDLLSEKTRKESILDIREEIKDETKGIKVVGLSEIEVKNVDDTFKCLSQGSAGRATGATNMNNQSSRSHAIFTITVYQQKIDDNDTAMTSKFQLVDLAGSERSKKTGATGERFKEGVNINKGLLALGNVISALGDNNSSAFIGYRDSKLTRLLQDSLGGNSMTLMIACVSPADYNIEETLSTLRYADRAKKIKNKPIINQDPRTAEINRLKELVKQLQLSALGKNSGILSCPPEHSCLSEKNRTLQKKLRELSEQLHTNLIETMCMNERAELAEEAKNKMDEGLIKIIDEFKCIINDNDIDNDLRIKLKQLYDKILQLHDYQKQKDAEIIQQISLEGDPSMRITTNNNNDEFDDSLDSSIEGIQLDEKQAEHTIRQSERNNEVQNINRALAIKEELVSRLLTNASQLAESKELQDMENEIKSLQNEKEQLLKLLEETQVNSASAKLAETRRKKLQELEKKITELNKKCVEQGRIIKNKEKTDQQLKNLTNEIQTLKQTRVKLIREMRKESEKFSQWKLAREKELLRLKDQDRKRQNQMIRLQSLHNKQQNVFKRKMEEASAINKRLKDAFDKQCKAGINRQEKSKSKETMKTWIKQEIDVLIGTVDAKCSLEKLMNDRAHFKKQHDEIKNGYIKNPTNKIQQKLDDLSAYIDVRSVQISELQNQIIKSDQELRTNSRLDAIQTVADARIVMKELFESISDVEKKYFQKNNDYDDLMSKYDQLLMDTRQAEIKRIAQSNNHENNDDDIDDLKKQIESLKNENKLLNNKINDNQFLQPVPIKKKKTSIKVDKFQEDDDDDFVMLDSESDMSFTDDADKDPDWRGTPIAKRVAIAKQKMKNQTIIHQPESSLLRVSISTRLAKKRASEGNSPCECKTSCATSYCLCRKDHAICSEKCGCDPVKCQNQENRGNRFFLADENPKRIKVEDDN; this comes from the coding sequence atgaGTGACGACTCAGTGCGTGTTGCTGTTCGGATACGTCCACTTGTTGATTCAGAACGTACAAAAGGTTGTGTTGACTGTCTAAATTTAACACCTGGACAACCACAAATCCGAGTGTCAGACAAAGCATTTACCTATGATTATGTATTTGGTTCATCAACAGAACAAGATGTTGTTTATAATGAAGCTGTTGAACCAAtggttaataatatattcaaggGTTACAATGTAACAATATTAGCCTATGGACAAACAGGAAGTGGCAAAACATATTCCATGGGTACAAATTACAGTGAAGGACAACCAATGGGTGTTATACCTCGTGCTGTAtcagatatatttaaaacaatatcattaaaaacagATTGGAAATATAAAGTCACAGTgtcatttattgaattatatcaAGAACAagtttatgatttattaagtgaaaaaacaagaaaagaaTCAATACTTGATATAcgtgaagaaataaaagatgaaacaAAAGGTATTAAAGTTGTTGGTTTAAGTGAAATTGAAGttaaaaatgttgatgataCATTTAAATGCTTGAGTCAAGGATCAGCTGGTAGAGCAACTGGTGCAACCAACATGAATAATCAAAGTAGCCGCAGTCATGctatatttacaataacagtatatcaacaaaaaattgatgataatgatacagCAATGACATCAAAATTTCAACTTGTTGATTTAGCTGGTTCTGAGAGGAGTAAAAAAACTGGTGCAACTGGTGAAAGATTTAAAGAAggtgttaatattaataaaggtTTATTAGCACTTGGTAATGTTATATCAGCCCTtggtgataataattcatcagcaTTTATTGGCTATCGTGATAGTAAATTAACAAGATTATTACAAGATTCATTGGGTGGTAATTCAATGACACTTATGATTGCTTGTGTTAGTCCAGctgattataatattgaagaaaCATTGAGCACTTTGCGTTATGCTGATagagctaaaaaaattaaaaataaaccaattatTAATCAAGATCCACGTACTGCAGAAATTAATCGTTTAAAGGAACTTGTTAAGCAGTTACAATTATCAGCACTTGGTAAAAATTCTGGTATATTATCATGTCCACCAGAACACAGTtgtttatcagaaaaaaatcgtacattacaaaaaaaattacgtgaatTAAGTGAACAATTACACACGAATTTAATTGAAACAATGTGTATGAATGAAAGAGCTGAACTTGCTGAAgaagctaaaaataaaatggatgagggtttaattaaaataattgatgaatttaaatgtattattaatgataatgatattgataatgatttacgtattaaattaaaacaattatatgataaaatactTCAACTTCATGATTATCAAAAGCAAAAAGATGctgaaataatacaacaaatatcACTTGAAGGTGATCCATCAATgagaataacaacaaataataataatgatgaatttgatGATTCATTAGATTCAAGTATTGAAGGTATTCaacttgatgaaaaacaaGCTGAACATACAATACGTCAATCAGAAAGAAATAATGAAGTACAAAATATTAATCGTGCATTGGCTATTAAAGAAGAACTTGTATCAAgattattaacaaatgcatCACAATTAGCTGAATCAAAAGAATTACAAGATAtggaaaatgaaattaaatcattacaaaatgaaaaagaacaattattaaaattactagaaGAAACACAAGTTAATAGTGCATCAGCAAAATTAGCTGAAAcacgtagaaaaaaattacaagaattagaaaaaaaaataactgaattaaataaaaaatgtgttgAACAAggtagaattattaaaaataaagaaaaaacagatcaacaattaaaaaatttaacaaatgaaatacaaaCATTAAAACAAACACGTGTTAAATTAATACGTGAAATGAGAAAAGAAAGTGAAAAATTCAGTCAATGGAAATTAGCTAgagaaaaagaattattacGTTTAAAAGATCAAGATCGTAAACGTCAAAATCAAATGATTAGATTACAAAGTCttcataataaacaacaaaatgtatttaaacGTAAAATGGAAGAAGCAAgtgcaattaataaaagattaaaagaTGCATTTGATAAACAATGTAAAGCTGGAATAAATCGtcaagaaaaatcaaaaagtaaAGAAACAATGAAAACATGGATTAAACAAGAAATTGATGTTTTAATTGGTACTGTTGATGCAAAATGttcattagaaaaattaatgaatgatcgtgcacattttaaaaaacaacatgatgaaattaaaaatggttatattaaaaatccaacaaataaaatacaacaaaaattagatgattTATCAGCATATATTGATGTTAGAAGTGTACAAATAAGTGaattacaaaatcaaataattaaatcagaTCAAGAATTACGTACCAATTCAAGACTTGATGCAATACAAACAGTTGCTGATGCTAGAATTGTTATGAAAgaattatttgaatcaataagtgatgtagaaaaaaaatattttcaaaagaacaatgattatgatgatttaatgAGTAAATATGATCAGCTACTAATGGATACAAGACAAGCtgaaattaaaagaattgcTCAAAgtaataatcatgaaaataatgatgatgatattgatgatttaaaaaaacaaattgaatcattaaaaaatgaaaataaattattaaataataaaattaatgacaatcaATTTTTACAACCAGTAccaattaaaaagaaaaaaacatcaattaaagttgataaatttcaagaagatgatgatgatgattttgttaTGTTAGATTCAGAAAGTGATATGAGCTTTACTGATGATGCTGATAAAGATCCAGACTGGCGTGGTACACCAATTGCCAAACGTGTGGCAATTgccaaacaaaaaatgaaaaatcaaacaattattCATCAGCcagaatcatcattattaagaGTATCAATATCAACACGTTTAGCTAAAAAACGTGCATCTGAAGGTAACTCACCATGTGAATGTAAAACATCATGTGCAACAAGTTATTGTCTATGTCGTAAAGATCATGCAATTTGTTCTGAGAAATGTGGATGTGATCCAGTTAAATGtcaaaatcaagaaaatcGTGGTAATCGTTTTTTCTTGGCTGATGAAAATCCAAAACGTATTAAAGTTGaagatgataattaa
- the LOC122847363 gene encoding rhodopsin, GQ-coupled-like, protein MTAIAMTRYYMVLKPTVYPRYFTDKKISIIMILIWIFSYLERVPPTFDLWGTVDVYPKTLLCSSYNYQNTYIDPSLMLSNIAFIPPCLVMSFSYVFLICFLPMVLIDSIDDEKYYPELHVLHTVLSCAIVFINPIIYACSNKRYRNAYKAIFKSSGNGSSNQPDISCQTPRCLSTK, encoded by the exons ATGACTGCAATTGCCATGacaag aTATTACATGGTTTTAAAACCAACTGTTTATCCAAGATATTTTACTGATAAGAAGATCagtattataatgattttaatttggaTATTTAGTTACTTAGAACGTGTACCACCAACTTTTGATTTATGGGGAACAGTTGATGTTTATCCAAAAACACTTCTTTGCAGTAGTTATAATTACCAAAATACTTATATCGATCCAAGTTTGATGCTCAGTAATATTGCATTTATTCCACCATGTCTTGTTATGAGTTTCTCATACGT ttttttaatttgttttttaccaATGGTATTaattgattcaattgatgatgaaaaatattatccagAATTGCATGTATTACATACAGTACTTAGTTGtgcaattgtttttattaatccaATTATTTATGCTTGCTCAAATAAACGTTATAGAAATGCATACAAagcaatttttaaaagtagtGGTAATGGTAGTAGTAATCAACCAGATATCAGTTGCCAGACTCCACGTTGTTTGTCAACCAAATaa
- the LOC122847369 gene encoding protein trapped in endoderm-1-like: protein MNITRPYATYISDTAAGFIINFSILGTIGNILTIIAFGTISDLILSAISLPILSGQLLFDNWLFDKTLCRVSTVILYGNLNVTLLSMTAIAITRYFMVLKPTVYPRYFTDKNVSTTMILIWIFSYLERVPPTFDLWGTIDVDPKTFFCGSFPNEGQSIDPNLVLGLIAFFTPCLVMSYSYVSIYLKIKKTRENVKTHDRVLIDSIDDEKYYPELHVFHTVLSCAIVFINPIIYACSNKRYRNAYKAIFKSGGNDSSHQPDISCQTPRCLPTK from the exons atgaatattactAGGCCATATGCCACTTACATATCTGATACAGCGGCTGGTTTCATCATAAACTTCAGCATTTTGGGTACAATag gaaacatattgacaataattgcATTTGGAA caATATcagatttaatattatcagcaATTTCATTACCAATTCTTTCtggacaattattatttgataattggtTATTTGACAAAACTTTATGCAGAGTTTCAACAGTTATATTATAtggtaatttaaatgtaaCACTTTTGAGTATGACTGCAATTGCCATCAccag GTATTTCATGGTTTTAAAACCAACTGTTTATCCAAGATATTTTACTGATAAGAATGTCAGTACtacaatgattttaatttggaTATTTAGTTACTTAGAACGTGTACCACCAACTTTTGATTTGTGGGGAACAATTGATGTTGAtccaaaaacatttttttgcgGTAGTTTTCCGAATGAAGGTCAATCGATTGATCCAAATCTTGTGCTCGGTCTTATTGCATTTTTTACACCATGTCTTGTTATGAGTTACTCATAcgtatcaatttatttaaaaattaaaaaaacacgtGAAAATGTTAAAACACATGATA GGGTATTAATTGATTcgattgatgatgaaaaatattatccagAATTACATGTTTTCCATACAGTACTTAGTTGTGcaattgtttttatcaatCCAATTATTTATGCTTGCTCAAATAAACGTTATAGAAATGCATACAAAGCAATTTTTAAAAGTGGTGGTAATGATAGTAGTCATCAACCAGACATTAGTTGCCAGACTCCACGTTGTTTGCCAAccaaataa